In Stomoxys calcitrans chromosome 2, idStoCalc2.1, whole genome shotgun sequence, the following proteins share a genomic window:
- the LOC106081770 gene encoding fibroleukin — protein MMVSSVVMLLLVTVLYNQANSAGIPTPPTKMSTSSSQVQNGNPIKRDATNNLDHKIQSLIESIVRMENSIQNLQEKSHTWSIFQHHIESWNDGLRTVENKLDILKRSHDDQQDVLNKLDLSLITAQENAALMDEIRDTLQKDQSLQVESSSKVNMIWRHLQTMQNNGGGKQKGGSSSSSSSTPSNKKKGNLMVSESSSSCNGTGKLLHTIIHQMAQQKDLKQLHSVDKRIGKNLETLTQSLPHVLDKQDEMVMRLQRSNECCYSLSSELTTFTESSDILLKRIERLINNVSEKLNRIEQLQSSSSEELEEDNTKENAEEESHVGDMSGIFVDVSEAMDHSNESSMESVEVESMDEQEEETVTAVNSFDSNESQTELYGQDVEFIRPELGGCHELNIDYDETDDDASTRLDGIYKFASPEINELERDFNERLCVFPTENSTGGLPWTVIQQRVPSLLQESFNRSWLEYRNGFGHLHKDFWFGNEFIHRLVYPEDYELRIELEDFEGKQVWAEYGIFRIDTEKYNYNLLIGDYRSTSTVADAMKYHNDHDFSTYDKRNDNTVDACCSCAVGYGSGWWFDNCSEANLNGIYHFTPMGHNYNGVMWELWHGDYSLKKTRMMVRPRSNNNESIDSPQNHESKGNEDP, from the exons ATGATGGTGTCTTCTGTGGTTATGTTGCTTCTGGTGACAGTTTTATATAATCAAGCTAATAGTGCTGGAATACCCACACCTCCTACCAAAATGTCTACGTCAAGTTCACAAGTTCAAAATGGAAACCCCATCAAGAGGGATGCAACTAACAATTTGGACCACAAAATCCAATCTTTGATAGAGTCAATAGTGCGCATGGAGAATTCCATACAAAATTTACAAGAAAAATCCCACACCTGGTCTATTTTCCAACATCACATTGAATCATGGAATGATG GTTTGAGAACTGTGGAAAATAAATTGGATATACTAAAGCGTTCCCATGACGATCAACAGGATGTGCTTAATAAACTCGATCTTTCGCTCATCACGGCTCAAGAAAATGCAGCACTCATGGATGAAATAAGGGATACCCTCCAGAAGGATCAAAGTCTTCAAGTCGAGTCTTCATCCAAAGTCAATATGATATGGCGTCATTTGCAAACAATGCAAAACAATGGTGGTGGCAAACAAAAAGGTGGAAGTTCTTCCTCATCATCGTCTACGCCATcgaataagaaaaagggaaattTGATGGTATCCGAATCATCTTCATCCTGCAATGGAACTGGGAAATTACTGCACACCATTATCCATCAAATGGCTCAACAGAAGGATCTTAAACAATTACATTCTGTGGATAAGcgtattggtaaaaatttggaAACTTTAACGCAATCTCTGCCCCATGTCTTGGATAAACAAGACGAAATGGTTATGCGTCTACAACGATCCAATGAATGTTGTTACTCCTTATCCAGCGAATTGACCACATTCACCGAGAGTTCCGATATACTTTTGAAGCGTATCGAACGACTTATAAATAATGTCAGCGAAAAGTTAAATAGAATAGAACAACTTCAAAGTAGCAGCAGCGAAGAGTTGGAGGAGGACAATACCAAAGAAAATGCAGAGGAAGAAAGTCATGTTGGCGACATGAGTGGGATATTTGTTGATGTCAGTGAAGCTATGGATCATAGTAATGAATCGTCAATGGAAAGCGTTGAGGTGGAATCTATGGATGAACAGGAGGAGGAAACAGTTACTGCAGTCAATTCTTTCGATTCAAATGAGTCACAAACTGAATTGTACGGACAGGATGTTG aaTTCATAAGACCTGAACTTGGCGGCTGTCATGAATTGAATATAGACTATGATGAAACAGATGATGATGCATCCACACGCTTAGATGGAATCTATAAATTTGCTAGTCCCGAAATAAACGAACTGGAAAGGGATTTTAACGAACGACTTTGTGTATTCCCAACGGAGAATAGTACTGGCGGTTTGCCTTGGACTGTCATCCAGCAGCGTGTGCCATCATTGCTGCAGGAAAGTTTTAATCGTTCTTGGCTGGAATATCGCAATGGTTTTGGTCATTTGCATAAGGATTTCTGGTTTGGCAATGAATTTATTCATCGCCTAGTGTATCCCGAAGACTATGAATTACGCATCGAATTGGAagattttgaaggcaaacaagtTTGGGCTGAATATGGCATTTTTCGCATAGATACGGAGAAGTATAACTATAACCTATTGATTGGCGATTATCGATCTACCAGCACGGTGGCTGATGCTATGAAATATCACAATGATCATGATTTTAGTACATACGATAAACGCAACGATAACACTGTGGATGCATGTTGTTCCTGTGCAGTGGGCTATGGTTCTGGTTGGTGGTTTGATAA TTGTTCCGAGGCAAATCTAAATGGTATCTATCATTTCACACCCATGGGTCATAATTACAATGGCGTTATGTGGGAGTTATGGCATGGCGATTATTCGTTGAAAAAAACACGCATGATGGTGCGTCCCAGGAGTAATAACAACGAAAGCATTGATTCACCTCAAAATCATGAGAGCAAAGGCAATGAGGATCCTTAA